The following proteins are co-located in the Desulfoscipio sp. XC116 genome:
- the murC gene encoding UDP-N-acetylmuramate--L-alanine ligase produces MQDIPDKIHFIGIGGAGMSGLARVLLDLGLDVRGSDINSTPVTERLKARGAAIYKGHEGAHVGDAELVVYSTAINAENDEMQAAGEKGVPVIHRADLLGLLMNRQKGLAVAGAHGKTTTSAMLALVLEKCQQDPTILIGGELTDIGGNAKFGRGPFLVAEADESDRSFLKLQPYLAIVTNIEDDHLDHYGSVEEIVDAFRQFIHKIPANGTAVLCFDDERIRAIAEDCTGKPVTYALDNPAADYTLRDIRVDASGSAGEVFFKGRHLGRLELTVPGRHNLANALAVVAACRDIGLSYSDVAECLKCFRGAGRRYQLLGREKGITVIDDYAHHPTEIAATLRAARQVHSGRIIAVFQPHRYTRTQLLFDRFGVCFNAADLVIINDIYSAGEKPIAGVTAQLIVDAVHDNKGVRPLQLAAGEETVDYLAGMLQEGDLVLTMGAGDVWKTGKALVNRLKERI; encoded by the coding sequence GTGCAGGATATTCCAGATAAGATACACTTTATAGGAATCGGCGGTGCCGGAATGAGTGGGCTGGCCAGGGTTTTATTGGATTTGGGCTTGGATGTCCGGGGTTCCGACATTAACAGCACGCCGGTGACTGAGCGGCTTAAGGCCAGGGGTGCCGCCATATACAAGGGGCACGAAGGTGCCCATGTCGGTGATGCCGAATTGGTGGTATATTCAACAGCTATAAATGCTGAAAACGACGAAATGCAGGCAGCCGGGGAAAAGGGTGTGCCGGTAATCCACCGGGCGGATTTGCTGGGTCTTTTAATGAATCGGCAAAAGGGTCTGGCAGTGGCCGGCGCGCACGGTAAAACCACTACTTCCGCCATGCTGGCGCTGGTTTTGGAAAAATGCCAACAGGATCCCACAATATTAATCGGAGGTGAATTGACTGATATTGGCGGGAACGCCAAGTTTGGACGGGGCCCATTCCTGGTGGCGGAAGCGGATGAAAGTGACCGTTCCTTTTTGAAACTCCAGCCTTATTTGGCAATAGTTACCAATATAGAGGACGATCATTTGGACCATTATGGTTCAGTCGAAGAAATCGTCGATGCTTTCCGGCAATTTATACACAAAATACCCGCTAACGGTACGGCGGTACTTTGTTTTGATGACGAGCGGATCAGGGCGATAGCCGAGGACTGTACAGGGAAGCCGGTGACTTATGCTCTGGATAACCCGGCTGCCGATTATACTTTGCGGGATATTCGGGTGGATGCAAGCGGGTCTGCGGGAGAGGTATTTTTTAAGGGGCGGCATTTGGGTCGGCTTGAACTGACGGTGCCCGGCCGTCATAACTTAGCCAATGCGCTGGCGGTGGTGGCGGCATGTCGTGATATTGGCTTGTCCTATAGCGATGTGGCTGAGTGTTTAAAATGCTTTCGGGGGGCCGGCAGGCGGTATCAACTGCTTGGCCGGGAAAAGGGGATTACCGTGATTGATGACTACGCCCACCATCCCACTGAAATTGCCGCCACGCTGCGAGCAGCCCGGCAGGTGCATTCCGGAAGGATTATTGCTGTATTTCAACCACACCGGTATACCAGAACACAATTATTGTTCGATCGTTTCGGGGTTTGTTTTAATGCCGCTGATTTAGTGATCATAAACGACATATATAGTGCCGGGGAAAAGCCCATTGCCGGGGTAACGGCTCAATTAATTGTAGATGCCGTCCATGATAACAAGGGAGTGCGTCCGCTCCAACTAGCCGCCGGAGAGGAAACTGTTGATTATTTAGCTGGGATGTTGCAGGAAGGCGATCTGGTGCTTACCATGGGTGCGGGTGATGTTTGGAAAACCGGTAAAGCACTGGTAAATAGGTTAAAGGAGCGTATATAG
- the murG gene encoding undecaprenyldiphospho-muramoylpentapeptide beta-N-acetylglucosaminyltransferase, which produces MRFIVSGGGTGGHIYPALAIAGGLKKRFPDCAIMYIGTNRGLEADIVPKAGYEFHAVRAVGIKRSLSRHNLKVPLEAWAGYRQARRLIRDFAPRAVLGTGGYVCGPVVLAAARMKIPTLIHEQNALPGVTNKILSRAVDRVAVTFEDALTFFPRRASVYLTGLPVRDEIISAGRERAREKFGAHQSELLVLSFGGSQGARTLNRAVAQALQYLAGIPELRLLHVTGSGQYEQFMDMLQNEGLGRDMPDNITVVPYMYEMPEAMAAADLVVSRAGAATLAEITVRGVPALLVPFPYATGNHQEHNARALVSRGAAEVVLDADFSGPCLVEKIKQLLADRHRLKIMAEASGRLGRPHALDDIINLVQEII; this is translated from the coding sequence TTGCGATTTATTGTAAGCGGCGGCGGCACCGGGGGCCATATATACCCGGCGCTGGCCATCGCGGGCGGCCTTAAAAAGCGTTTTCCGGATTGTGCGATTATGTATATCGGCACCAACCGGGGACTGGAGGCCGATATCGTACCCAAGGCGGGTTATGAGTTCCATGCCGTCCGGGCGGTGGGTATTAAACGCAGCCTTTCCCGGCATAACCTGAAAGTGCCCTTGGAAGCCTGGGCCGGCTATCGGCAGGCCCGGCGGCTGATCCGCGATTTTGCTCCCCGGGCGGTATTGGGCACTGGCGGTTATGTGTGCGGACCGGTGGTGCTGGCTGCCGCCAGGATGAAAATACCCACCTTAATTCATGAACAAAACGCTTTGCCGGGCGTTACCAATAAGATTTTGTCCCGCGCGGTTGACCGGGTGGCGGTTACTTTTGAGGATGCTTTAACATTTTTTCCCCGCCGGGCCTCGGTGTATCTTACCGGGCTGCCGGTGCGCGATGAAATAATTTCCGCCGGGCGGGAGCGGGCCAGGGAAAAATTCGGAGCGCATCAAAGCGAGCTGTTGGTGCTTTCCTTCGGTGGCAGTCAGGGGGCGCGCACCCTAAACCGGGCGGTGGCCCAGGCACTCCAGTACTTGGCGGGTATACCGGAATTGCGTTTGCTGCATGTAACCGGCAGCGGTCAGTACGAGCAATTTATGGACATGCTGCAGAACGAAGGTCTGGGGCGGGATATGCCCGATAATATTACCGTGGTTCCTTATATGTACGAGATGCCCGAGGCTATGGCAGCGGCGGATCTGGTGGTCAGCAGGGCCGGTGCCGCCACTCTGGCTGAAATTACTGTTCGGGGTGTACCTGCCTTGCTGGTGCCTTTCCCCTATGCCACAGGCAATCACCAGGAGCATAATGCCCGGGCACTGGTATCCCGGGGTGCGGCTGAAGTAGTTTTAGACGCCGATTTCTCCGGCCCTTGTTTGGTGGAGAAAATTAAACAGCTGCTTGCTGACCGCCATCGGCTGAAAATTATGGCCGAGGCCAGCGGCAGGTTGGGCAGGCCCCACGCTTTGGATGATATTATTAACCTTGTTCAGGAAATAATTTAG
- the ftsW gene encoding putative lipid II flippase FtsW, translating into MRMRRGAPDFIMFLTVLMLLSIGLVMVFSASAYFAGDPEGPFRDPFHFFKRQLFGAALGIGVMLFMMNYDYHRLKRWVGLMLVAAFIMLLLVLIPGIGMAVLGARRWIDLGFISFQPSELVKIFIITFTAYGLAQKKERIQNLSAGLMPFLIITGLASLLILLQPDLGTAATLCGTIFIMLFAAGARGGHLTGLAGLGVAAVAAAIYFEPYRMSRFTAFLDPEADPTGAGWNILNALMSLASGGLVGMGLGQGRHSKFLFLPERHTDFIFAAIGEELGFIGGCLVILLFILLVWRGFRVAITCSDTFGSLLAAGLVSGIALQAFVNIGVVTGSLPVTGITLPFVSFGSTSLIFSLMGVGIILNISRYTSRK; encoded by the coding sequence ATGCGTATGCGCAGGGGAGCACCGGACTTTATAATGTTTTTGACTGTGCTGATGCTTTTAAGTATTGGTTTGGTTATGGTGTTCAGTGCCAGCGCGTACTTCGCCGGCGACCCGGAAGGTCCTTTTCGCGACCCCTTTCACTTTTTTAAGCGTCAGTTATTTGGTGCGGCATTGGGCATTGGCGTTATGTTATTTATGATGAACTACGACTATCATCGTTTGAAACGCTGGGTGGGGCTGATGCTGGTAGCTGCCTTTATTATGCTTTTACTGGTGCTGATACCGGGTATCGGTATGGCAGTCCTGGGTGCCAGACGCTGGATAGACTTAGGGTTTATTAGTTTCCAACCTTCGGAATTGGTTAAAATATTTATTATTACCTTTACGGCCTATGGCCTGGCTCAGAAAAAAGAGCGTATTCAAAATTTAAGTGCGGGATTGATGCCCTTTTTAATAATAACCGGGCTGGCTTCGTTATTGATATTGCTCCAACCGGATTTGGGCACGGCGGCCACGCTCTGCGGCACTATATTTATCATGCTGTTTGCCGCCGGTGCCCGGGGTGGGCACTTGACGGGACTGGCGGGCTTGGGTGTTGCCGCGGTGGCGGCGGCTATTTACTTTGAACCTTACCGGATGAGCAGATTTACCGCTTTTCTGGACCCCGAGGCCGACCCTACCGGGGCGGGCTGGAATATTTTAAATGCTTTAATGTCTCTGGCTTCAGGAGGACTCGTTGGTATGGGGCTGGGGCAGGGGCGGCATTCCAAGTTCTTATTCCTGCCCGAGCGGCATACCGACTTCATTTTTGCCGCTATTGGCGAAGAGTTGGGTTTTATCGGGGGTTGCCTGGTAATACTGCTGTTTATTTTACTGGTATGGAGAGGTTTTCGGGTGGCTATTACCTGTTCTGATACCTTTGGCAGCCTGTTGGCCGCCGGTCTGGTATCCGGTATAGCGCTGCAGGCCTTTGTCAATATAGGGGTGGTGACGGGGTCATTGCCTGTTACAGGCATCACTCTGCCTTTTGTCAGCTTTGGTTCCACGTCACTGATTTTTTCGCTGATGGGCGTGGGCATTATATTGAATATTTCCAGGTATACTTCCCGGAAGTAA
- the murD gene encoding UDP-N-acetylmuramoyl-L-alanine--D-glutamate ligase, whose translation MDIKDKKVLVVGAGKSGIAAARFLLRKGAAVVLTDNRDKEKFCGVLDELLNAGMQAELGSYPVVREGVFDLVVVSPGVSPGVLPVASARQCHIPVLGELELAYRFAEAPMVAITGTNGKTTTTTLVGEIFRAAGLRTMVGGNIGLPLVDVVEEYGPRDIIVAEVSSFQLETADHFRPRVAVLLNITPDHLDRHGTMDGYTAAKARIFARQGPDDFTVLNYDDPGTRALADSTCGKVIFFSHRHNLKEGVLVRGDMITVRFRNMDTDILPVGDVAIPGLHNLENALAAVAAAHALGVRPLVLARTLRSFPGVAHRLETVAQKNGVLFVNDSKGTNPDASIKALEAFDRPIVLLAGGRNKGSDFTEFARLVKQKVRVLVVLGECADEVERAARAAGCNNILRAPGFREAVLMACTSARPGEVVLLSPACASWDMFKNFEERGDLFKEIVTDL comes from the coding sequence ATGGACATTAAGGATAAAAAGGTTCTGGTGGTGGGGGCCGGCAAAAGCGGCATCGCGGCAGCCCGCTTTCTATTGCGCAAAGGCGCTGCGGTGGTGCTCACTGATAATCGGGATAAAGAAAAATTTTGCGGTGTGCTTGATGAACTGCTAAATGCCGGTATGCAAGCCGAGTTGGGAAGCTATCCTGTTGTGCGGGAAGGCGTGTTTGATCTGGTGGTAGTCAGCCCCGGTGTGTCCCCGGGCGTGCTGCCGGTGGCTTCAGCCAGACAATGCCATATCCCTGTGCTGGGTGAGCTGGAACTGGCTTACCGTTTTGCCGAAGCTCCGATGGTGGCCATTACGGGAACGAACGGTAAGACCACTACCACTACGCTGGTTGGTGAAATATTTAGGGCCGCGGGGCTGCGTACCATGGTAGGGGGTAATATTGGACTGCCCCTGGTGGATGTGGTTGAGGAATACGGTCCCCGGGATATAATCGTAGCCGAGGTTTCCAGTTTCCAGCTGGAAACGGCGGACCATTTCCGTCCCCGGGTGGCAGTGCTGCTTAACATTACCCCCGATCATTTGGATCGCCACGGCACTATGGATGGTTACACCGCAGCCAAAGCCCGCATCTTTGCCCGGCAGGGGCCGGATGACTTTACCGTGCTTAATTATGACGACCCGGGAACAAGGGCGCTGGCTGATTCTACCTGTGGCAAAGTCATATTTTTTAGTCACAGGCATAATTTAAAAGAGGGAGTTCTTGTCCGCGGGGATATGATTACGGTCCGCTTTAGAAATATGGATACTGATATTTTACCGGTCGGTGATGTGGCTATTCCCGGATTGCATAACCTGGAAAACGCCCTGGCCGCGGTAGCGGCCGCCCATGCGCTTGGGGTGCGGCCTTTGGTATTGGCCCGTACCCTGCGTTCTTTCCCCGGGGTGGCCCACAGGTTGGAAACAGTGGCGCAAAAGAACGGGGTACTGTTTGTCAATGATTCCAAAGGAACCAACCCCGATGCCAGTATCAAAGCGCTCGAGGCCTTTGACCGGCCCATTGTCCTGCTGGCTGGCGGGCGTAATAAGGGCAGTGATTTTACCGAATTTGCCCGGCTGGTTAAACAAAAGGTGCGGGTGCTGGTGGTGCTGGGTGAGTGTGCGGATGAAGTGGAACGGGCCGCCCGGGCGGCGGGCTGTAACAATATATTAAGGGCACCCGGCTTTCGCGAGGCGGTACTGATGGCGTGCACCTCGGCCCGGCCCGGTGAGGTGGTGTTGTTGTCGCCGGCCTGCGCGAGCTGGGATATGTTTAAAAACTTTGAAGAGCGGGGCGACCTGTTCAAGGAGATTGTAACTGATTTGTAG
- the mraY gene encoding phospho-N-acetylmuramoyl-pentapeptide-transferase — protein MSIVSNPYIIRAFVIALAVTLALGPIFIPLLRRLKFGQNIRSDGPSRHLAKAGTPTMGGVIFITGVLVAGLIVGGHNQDALVVLGITFGYGLIGFIDDFIKVALKRSLGLRAREKLLGQILLATLLGVLAITALGRDTGIAVPFGSLLTGHQVVLELGTWLYVAFVVLVVVGTTNAVNFTDGLDGLAAGVTVVAASAFVFVGTLSGRPGVALVMAALAGGCLGFLFYNRYPARVFMGDTGSLALGGAMGAAAVLTGAELFLLIIGGIYVLEAVSVILQVFSFQVFGRRIFRMSPLHHHFELGGWSERRVVRTFWLASIFFAALGLYGF, from the coding sequence ATGAGCATAGTTTCAAATCCATATATCATACGGGCATTTGTGATTGCTCTGGCAGTGACCCTGGCCCTGGGGCCGATCTTTATTCCGCTGCTGCGCCGGCTTAAATTTGGCCAGAACATCCGCAGCGACGGTCCTTCCCGTCACCTTGCCAAGGCCGGTACGCCTACTATGGGCGGTGTGATATTTATTACCGGAGTGCTGGTTGCGGGGCTGATTGTCGGCGGTCATAATCAAGATGCTTTAGTGGTATTGGGTATAACCTTTGGTTATGGATTAATTGGTTTTATAGATGACTTTATTAAAGTGGCCCTAAAGCGGTCTTTGGGGCTGCGGGCCCGGGAAAAACTGCTGGGCCAAATTTTGCTGGCCACATTACTGGGAGTGCTGGCCATTACGGCGCTGGGCCGTGATACCGGCATTGCGGTGCCGTTTGGCAGCTTGTTAACCGGCCACCAGGTGGTGCTGGAATTAGGCACTTGGCTTTATGTTGCTTTTGTTGTGCTGGTGGTGGTGGGTACGACCAACGCTGTAAATTTTACTGATGGCCTGGATGGCCTGGCGGCCGGTGTAACTGTGGTAGCTGCGTCCGCTTTTGTGTTTGTAGGGACGCTGTCCGGCAGACCGGGCGTGGCTCTGGTTATGGCGGCACTGGCCGGGGGGTGTCTGGGTTTTTTATTCTATAATCGATACCCGGCCCGGGTTTTTATGGGCGACACGGGTTCACTGGCCCTGGGCGGTGCAATGGGTGCGGCGGCGGTGCTTACCGGTGCCGAGCTTTTTTTGCTGATTATCGGCGGTATTTATGTACTGGAAGCCGTTTCGGTGATACTGCAGGTGTTTTCATTTCAAGTCTTCGGCAGGCGCATATTCCGCATGAGTCCTTTGCACCATCATTTTGAGCTGGGCGGCTGGAGTGAACGGCGGGTAGTACGCACTTTCTGGCTGGCATCAATTTTTTTTGCGGCCCTGGGACTATACGGATTTTAG
- the murF gene encoding UDP-N-acetylmuramoyl-tripeptide--D-alanyl-D-alanine ligase: protein MSKVIADDYFQVFFLGRYFFKVNTMTVGEVYRAVGGRLLQGNEDVTVSRVCTDTRQIAPGDLFFALRGEKFDAHDFVDRAVAGGAGALVVSRDVEVRSGVPLIKVGDTLAGLQALAAYHRRQFAVPVVGITGSSGKTTTKDMVAAVLEGRWTVLKTRGNFNNEIGLPLTLFEFSPEHGAAVVEMAMRGPGEIHALCRIARPTCAVITNIGVAHLERLGSPEGIARAKGELLEHISADGFALLPGDGHLAREQARRCHGRVLYFGLEPGLDIYAREVRREGSGNRFTVVMGDMHHELYLPLPGRHNVRNALAAFGVGIMLGLSPEQAAVGLSRVVLSGMRMDITDISINGGTVTIVNDAYNANPDSACAALQSLEEVAAGTRRAVAVLGDMLELGGGAVEGHRRVGAAAVRHRVARLIAVGELSRETARGARLAGGVPNGIVSCQNNDEALDVLREVLKSGDVLLVKGSRGMHMEEIIKGLLKD, encoded by the coding sequence GTGTCGAAAGTAATTGCCGATGATTATTTTCAAGTGTTCTTTTTGGGGAGGTATTTCTTTAAAGTGAATACTATGACGGTGGGTGAGGTATACCGGGCTGTTGGCGGCAGATTGCTGCAGGGCAATGAGGACGTGACGGTATCTCGGGTTTGCACTGATACCAGGCAAATTGCCCCCGGGGATTTATTCTTTGCCCTGCGGGGAGAAAAATTTGATGCACATGATTTTGTAGATCGTGCCGTGGCCGGCGGGGCCGGTGCGCTGGTTGTAAGCCGGGACGTGGAGGTGCGGAGCGGGGTGCCTTTAATCAAAGTGGGCGACACCCTGGCAGGTCTGCAGGCCCTGGCGGCGTACCACCGCCGGCAGTTCGCCGTGCCTGTAGTGGGCATTACGGGCAGCAGCGGCAAGACTACCACCAAGGATATGGTAGCGGCTGTACTGGAGGGCCGCTGGACGGTTTTAAAGACCAGGGGCAATTTTAATAATGAAATCGGCCTGCCCCTTACTTTATTTGAATTCTCCCCGGAACATGGGGCTGCGGTTGTGGAAATGGCCATGCGGGGTCCGGGAGAAATCCATGCTCTGTGCCGGATAGCCAGACCGACTTGCGCTGTCATAACCAATATCGGAGTGGCTCACCTGGAAAGGCTGGGCTCACCGGAAGGCATTGCCCGGGCCAAGGGTGAATTACTGGAGCATATCTCGGCTGATGGGTTCGCTTTGCTGCCGGGGGACGGTCACCTGGCCCGGGAGCAGGCGCGGCGCTGTCATGGCCGTGTTTTATACTTTGGCCTCGAACCGGGTCTGGATATCTACGCCCGGGAGGTGCGCCGGGAAGGGTCCGGCAATCGTTTTACCGTGGTCATGGGTGATATGCACCATGAGCTATACTTGCCTTTGCCGGGAAGGCATAATGTGCGGAATGCTCTGGCCGCCTTTGGTGTGGGTATTATGCTGGGATTGAGCCCCGAGCAGGCGGCCGTTGGACTTTCCCGGGTGGTTCTTTCCGGGATGCGCATGGATATCACTGATATCTCAATAAACGGGGGAACGGTGACTATAGTAAATGACGCGTATAATGCCAACCCTGATTCTGCTTGTGCCGCACTGCAATCTCTGGAGGAGGTTGCCGCAGGCACCCGGCGGGCGGTGGCGGTGCTGGGCGATATGCTGGAGCTGGGCGGCGGAGCCGTGGAAGGACACCGGCGGGTGGGCGCCGCGGCAGTGCGGCACCGGGTGGCTCGGCTGATCGCTGTCGGTGAACTATCCCGTGAAACGGCCCGGGGAGCTCGACTGGCGGGTGGCGTGCCGAATGGCATAGTAAGCTGTCAAAACAATGATGAAGCATTGGATGTGCTGCGGGAAGTATTGAAGTCCGGTGATGTGCTTTTGGTCAAAGGTTCCCGTGGTATGCATATGGAGGAAATTATTAAAGGCTTGTTGAAAGACTAA
- a CDS encoding UDP-N-acetylmuramoyl-L-alanyl-D-glutamate--2,6-diaminopimelate ligase has translation MLLSNLLAGLSLSEVALVTDRRIRGIAYDSRQVERDYLFVAVKGFKTDGHLYVPNAVERGACAVVMQEAVPVPEGVSRALAVDTRKALAELAAKYYDYPARKMKMVGVTGTNGKTTTANLINAIYREHGMKTGLIGTIHNCIGDRVLPVAHTTPESADLQRLLAEMAGEGVQAVVMEVSSHALVLHRVEECAYDTGVFTNLTQDHLDFHGDMQQYLEAKSLLFAGLGGDTCKPGCKCAVVNADDPAAGGITEACTVPVITYGLRNDADIKARDVRVTARGVAFQAVAGGKKLNLQLRLTGKFNVYNALAALAVGVADNIPLSTIKAALERVPGVPGRFELVDRGQPFAVVVDYAHTPDGLANVLATAREITTGRLITVFGCGGDRDRAKRPLMGEIAARMSDLAVVTSDNPRSEEPLTIIEDILAGVHQVEGACYKVVPDRRDAIGQAICGASPGDVVLIAGKGHEDYQIIGSRRLRFDDREEAWSALECRK, from the coding sequence GTGCTATTATCAAACCTGTTGGCGGGACTGTCGTTGTCGGAGGTAGCGCTGGTTACGGACCGGCGGATACGGGGTATAGCTTACGATTCACGGCAGGTTGAGCGGGATTATTTATTTGTGGCCGTCAAGGGTTTTAAAACAGACGGCCATCTGTATGTACCAAATGCCGTAGAGCGGGGTGCCTGCGCCGTGGTTATGCAGGAAGCGGTACCGGTACCCGAAGGCGTTTCCCGTGCTTTAGCGGTAGACACCCGCAAAGCGTTAGCTGAGCTAGCGGCTAAATATTATGATTATCCCGCCCGGAAAATGAAAATGGTGGGAGTGACAGGTACCAATGGTAAGACTACTACTGCCAATCTGATTAATGCCATATACCGGGAGCATGGTATGAAAACAGGATTGATTGGCACTATACATAATTGTATTGGTGACCGGGTGCTGCCCGTAGCACATACTACGCCCGAATCGGCCGACTTGCAGCGGCTCTTGGCGGAAATGGCCGGTGAGGGGGTGCAGGCGGTGGTTATGGAGGTTAGTTCACACGCGCTGGTGCTGCACCGGGTAGAGGAATGTGCCTATGATACAGGGGTATTTACCAACCTGACCCAGGATCATTTGGACTTTCACGGTGATATGCAGCAATACCTGGAAGCTAAAAGTTTGCTGTTCGCCGGGCTGGGGGGGGACACCTGTAAACCGGGCTGTAAGTGTGCCGTAGTCAATGCGGATGATCCGGCGGCAGGGGGGATAACAGAAGCCTGTACCGTACCGGTAATCACTTACGGGTTGCGCAATGACGCGGATATTAAAGCCCGGGACGTGCGGGTGACGGCACGCGGAGTGGCGTTTCAGGCGGTGGCGGGCGGTAAAAAATTAAATCTGCAACTGCGCTTAACCGGAAAATTTAATGTTTATAATGCTTTGGCAGCGTTGGCTGTCGGAGTGGCGGACAATATACCGTTGTCCACTATAAAGGCTGCGTTGGAGCGGGTGCCCGGAGTGCCGGGCCGCTTTGAACTGGTGGACCGGGGGCAGCCTTTTGCTGTGGTAGTCGATTACGCGCATACTCCGGACGGGTTGGCCAACGTGCTGGCTACTGCCCGGGAAATTACCACCGGCAGGCTGATTACAGTGTTCGGCTGCGGGGGGGACCGGGATCGGGCTAAACGTCCCTTGATGGGTGAAATTGCCGCTCGGATGAGTGACCTGGCGGTGGTTACTTCCGATAACCCTCGTTCCGAGGAGCCGTTGACCATCATTGAGGATATATTGGCCGGTGTCCATCAGGTGGAGGGTGCTTGCTATAAAGTTGTTCCCGATCGCCGGGATGCCATTGGGCAAGCTATTTGCGGTGCATCTCCCGGCGACGTGGTGCTTATCGCGGGCAAGGGCCATGAGGATTATCAAATAATCGGCAGCCGGCGTTTGCGATTTGATGATCGCGAAGAGGCCTGGAGTGCTCTGGAGTGTCGAAAGTAA